From the genome of Latilactobacillus curvatus JCM 1096 = DSM 20019:
TGATAATTTCCTCTGGGCTCATCCCTTGTTGGAGTAATTCAGACACCAGCGGCATTTCTTTCAGCCGCGCTTCTAAGATATCGATTAACCGGTCATCCGCCCCTGGGAGAATTTGAATCATGAAGCCCCCAGCGACACCAATTGAGTTATCTTCATTAACGAAGACTGAAACGCCAACTGCAGATGGTGTTTGTTCTGATTTAGCAAGGTAGTAAGTAAAGTCTTCACCTAATTCTCCTGATACCAATGGTACTTGACCGGTAAACGGTTCTTTTAAGCCAAGATCTTTCGTGACACTCAACGTACCAGTTGTCCCAACGCCACCTTTAACGTCAATTTTATTTTTGTCGTTCAATGGTAGGTTAACGTGTGGATTCGTCACATACCCTTTAACTGTGCCTTGCGCATTCCCATCGACAACAATCTTCCCGACTGGGCCGTCACCTTCAACTCTGACTGTCATCTTCGTATCACCTTTTAAGCCAGCGGCACTCAATAAAAGGGTGCCGACAATCGTCCGCCCAAACGCTGCTGATGAAGTTGACCATGTGTCATGTTTTTCTTGCGCATCCGTTACAACATCAGTTGCGTTCACTGCATAAGCACGAAGTTGGCCATCTTCTGAAATTTGTTTAATTAAATAATCTGTCATCTAAATAACCTCTTTTATGGATTGATGCAAAAAGGTCGACCACTAATCGTGTCGACCTTTTTGGTGTAACAATTTATGCTTCATCGTCTGGATGTTGATTATCCTCAGCTGGTGTCGATTGATCATCTTCATCAGGTGTGATTGTCACATCCTTTTTATCAGTTTCTTTTTCTGAATCTTCTTTTGCGGCTTCTTTTGCTTCAAGCGCCTTCTTAGCTTCTTCAAAAGTAGCTGCTTTTTCGCTTGGGAATTCTTCAGCGTTCTTTTCTGGCATCTTACCATCATTGAACAAGCTCAAGATTTCTTTTTCGTTTAATGTTTCGTACTTCAAGAGCATTTCCGCAATTAACTTATGTTGTTCACGGTGCGCTTCAATAATTTCGTGTGCTTGTTGATGTGCTTCGTCAATAATCCGACGAATTTCACTATCAATTGCAGCCGCAGTTGTTTCGGAGAAGGCTGGGCCTTGACCGTAAGCTGCCCCAACGAATGGTTGACCTTCTTTTTCAAGGGCCACTGTCCCGAGCTTATCAGTCATCCCATATTGAGTAACCATCCCGCGGGCAATATCCGTTGCTTGTTCGAAATCGTTAGAAGCACCAGTTGATTGAGAGTTGAAAATAATTTCTTCAGCTGTCCGACCACCAAGTAACCCAACAATTTGTTCTGTTAATTCTTTCTTACTCATTAAGAACTGATCATTCTTCGGTAACATGATGGCATATCCGCCAGCACGGCCACGAGGGACAATTGTTACCTTCCGAACAACACGAGAATCACTAAGAACTAAACCAATGATCGCATGACCAGCTTCGTGGTAAGCCACGGTTTCACGTTCTTTAGGATTAATCACGCGATCCCGCTTAGCAGGACCCGCAATCACACGATCTTCAGCTTCATCAACATCAGAAGCATCGATATCGGTCTTGCTACGACGAGCGGCTACTAGAGCAGCTTCGTTCAATAAGTTTTCAAGATCAGCACCAACGAACCCTGGGGTTTGTTGCGCAATTTCTTTCAAATCAACATCATCGGCTAAAGGTTTGTTCTTAGCATGGACTTTCAAGATGGCTTCACGGCCCTTAACATCTGGACGACCAACTAGGATCTTCCGGTCAAAACGACCTGGACGTAAAAGCGCTGGATCTAAGACATCTGAACGGTTAGTAGCAGCGATGACGATGACGCCTTCGTTCCCCGTAAACCCATCCATTTCAACTAACATTTGGTTCAATGTTTGTTCACGTTCATCGTGCCCACCGCCCATGCCGGCACCACGTTGGCGACCAACAGCATCAATTTCATCAATAAAGATAATTGATGGGGCTGCTTTTTTGGCTTGTTCGAATAAATCACGGACACGGCTTGCACCGACACCGACAAACATTTCAACGAAGTCAGAACCAGAGATTGAGAAGAATGGCACACCTGCTTCTCCGGCAACGGCTTTAGCTAATAAGGTTTTACCAGTACCTGGAGGTCCTTCTAAAAGAACACCCGCTGGAATTCTAGCCCCTAATGCAGCAAACTTCCGTGGATCTTTTAAGAATTCAACAACTTCGACTAATTCTTGTTTTTCTTCTTCCGCACCAGCGACATCAGAGAAACGTACTTTATTAGCTTTCTTGTCGGCTTTTTGAGCTTTGGACTTACCAAAGTTCATCATCCGACCGCCTTGACCGCCACCTTGACCCGCTTGGCCCATCATCATGTAGAATAAACCAAACATGATGATCAATGGCAATACAAGACTTAAAATACTTACCCACCAACCAGATTGTGGTTCTTGAAGGGTTTCAACCTTGGTTGCTGATTTGTCAGCTAACTTGGTCATTGCCCCAACTTGTGAATCACTTTGTAATAAGGTTGTTGTGAAGTGTTTAACTGATCTTGCTTTTGTTTTTTGTCCTAAAAGATTCTTTTTAGGC
Proteins encoded in this window:
- the hslO gene encoding Hsp33 family molecular chaperone HslO; its protein translation is MTDYLIKQISEDGQLRAYAVNATDVVTDAQEKHDTWSTSSAAFGRTIVGTLLLSAAGLKGDTKMTVRVEGDGPVGKIVVDGNAQGTVKGYVTNPHVNLPLNDKNKIDVKGGVGTTGTLSVTKDLGLKEPFTGQVPLVSGELGEDFTYYLAKSEQTPSAVGVSVFVNEDNSIGVAGGFMIQILPGADDRLIDILEARLKEMPLVSELLQQGMSPEEIITEIVGELPMKTLEKIPVKYECDCSKDRFAKALSSVAPADLQQLIDEDHGAEAVCRFCGKQYQFTEAELKAILAAQ
- the ftsH gene encoding ATP-dependent zinc metalloprotease FtsH, translated to MNNKKNGLFSNSLFYIIILVALVGVFSFFMNGNAGSESKEVQSSTFLSELKTNKVKSFSIQPTNGIYKISGEYRKAQKTEQPKKNLLGQKTKARSVKHFTTTLLQSDSQVGAMTKLADKSATKVETLQEPQSGWWVSILSLVLPLIIMFGLFYMMMGQAGQGGGQGGRMMNFGKSKAQKADKKANKVRFSDVAGAEEEKQELVEVVEFLKDPRKFAALGARIPAGVLLEGPPGTGKTLLAKAVAGEAGVPFFSISGSDFVEMFVGVGASRVRDLFEQAKKAAPSIIFIDEIDAVGRQRGAGMGGGHDEREQTLNQMLVEMDGFTGNEGVIVIAATNRSDVLDPALLRPGRFDRKILVGRPDVKGREAILKVHAKNKPLADDVDLKEIAQQTPGFVGADLENLLNEAALVAARRSKTDIDASDVDEAEDRVIAGPAKRDRVINPKERETVAYHEAGHAIIGLVLSDSRVVRKVTIVPRGRAGGYAIMLPKNDQFLMSKKELTEQIVGLLGGRTAEEIIFNSQSTGASNDFEQATDIARGMVTQYGMTDKLGTVALEKEGQPFVGAAYGQGPAFSETTAAAIDSEIRRIIDEAHQQAHEIIEAHREQHKLIAEMLLKYETLNEKEILSLFNDGKMPEKNAEEFPSEKAATFEEAKKALEAKEAAKEDSEKETDKKDVTITPDEDDQSTPAEDNQHPDDEA